The following are encoded together in the Oncorhynchus nerka isolate Pitt River linkage group LG25, Oner_Uvic_2.0, whole genome shotgun sequence genome:
- the LOC115109709 gene encoding uncharacterized protein LOC115109709 isoform X2, translated as MEIENGAARGVLLPVLPGSEPFDNSILPPLQNMYMYEESKQSFRYNSAFLIKNTTLQERYEAFRTERRGMGYSEEELEESYGFLLFDDKNKANKLGETGVIPGHSTCSTLGDPSKGVYVSKYSDCLDLNRWYHGKSGYIAIIRLTKGRVRDVTENYTVNYTPPSNGFDCHVSEQLSAVSANTSSFLAFERTQYYMYELPGGGADSTVQPPSHACPFAIVAFSYWDTKTPASEDQEKSEEEKTVFHYYPWRGQLQISSQVYHVGLKSSTGPLIPAKLPTVMAVDGAIKMSDLRQKLPKAMFETCFIGEVSLEGMGWSLYELAPSEADDTSLSQLTQELKEKDLALVIQLNDSGFLILLHSSHFLTYEDAGSNKPEVLQGMFVFPDSRAIQRDTKICSKKPSLSPEGLQVVPALNYAETEVEKCLPEQSGELRGLLEQHIQSYAALIHPGLTISPSREASIFPDQFDVPDALKYLYSTPKWTEKGWKCLKSYFHQPGSFELSVSRATELLAAGREERGDEPDDDVYYCLSSPEGPPMTPASLGGPEEEQSGGQSPGDTATYISNTLAVSTEDFEKPGMTKAGSNAPNKRVEEEKTLSSKEVQDKVQHVQPKEVQEEVPSDLTKPVPAGDFGKPVLKKADSNAPGTTLIPKEVQKELPYDLSQPVVLADDSGKPGKNKAVPGVGVEDEGTHLNAEDVQVDRQKEVKEDMLSDLSQPAENLRKAGPAALGKADCKAPEVGVANEGTNLHLKEVQKDMPSGLSQPAVSQEELKKPGPALATKPNIKAVETGVEDKGGDLPKKEVQEEIPCDLSQFAVSANVFAIAGMTVMTKATEVTEVSTSPVSGDLPTVLVITATEGTATVVPHNENFGLINTESITKNSSSLPPAKVQERGGSALNGQRGMANEVNNLSTSDWRKRPRKRRRFSGLGKRVLRSSAADFEEEETEKGCLDSSKVYSLKKRKEMTDLVQLNPWKKKERMDVTQVRPLKMKRELMNLIQDLPLKKKKESKDSINFYPFKRKESVDLIHDGHPLKKKTDRWDLKAIISECGRIFVPHGSAVIAKDIESLKVMGKVIDHKQCADEMMVEACIKVPQPIETGDEPGLELIKSDENKDPHIWSSDSKDHPPEVKMADVDKMASQKSSELVQNKDMDFPSLEKHKKNSQFVAISLSKLKTVFSRRGKKKTPLKPVSEDQMLPLDKKSKADAGMESVHFSNSCKDTPDRPTGAAEVAKEQTFGLDPKFALALGLTPRELHNNAPKSPEKSDIPLKQDIQSRLDLVTLQATSDQMSEALPSSPSATITLTGRGSPLKMKCKPADSIRKKWWLHYHTPTSFEKEKVAQPISSQLLTLNPDVRCVVSRGRPRTVKKDTSDASCPPADALTLLADLALSTSNDKVLDQQPDHLALQQQECCPSLLISDNSVKDGGSPHESDGEPESVLHALLKHPSVARLKLPPQSPSPKGLVVGSGERVVLVSQEHSYSLPPSSSLLLGLSGSTLQVPISEGLQPHRKDMVDGDGTQALRAFLCQEQDQNRKELGKESGVAPESMRKGIGRRQKFRRLRRFIEKDRSVQVTRLWKENYDFNSDSKFTNDPMDKTVIRALHGPWDFNIEDTNEQVQLIIHMWIGLFYSRSTARFFQADPSLLCMEEKDSTEVDHGMVQAQVTSETKTSSPAYIGLSRIPEPEVLDRSNVYRDREDSMTSDKTSELDDDETNTHDNDSNGTLQNDVSPKRRHLESDGSYILLCEQAASVYINQEKVLETQRIDRGLEGKAKKEIQKEERSHDGEQNIARLKTMESKDVDEAQQVQDNDSVKTMSCTEVLGDGDLTNMADRVECNASEPRDGSYVAICDGSESKMHKAYPSVEDSVEAAKPEAVHVGKDTTNKEINAQPAGNDSIGKALKAMHDEKIPKDVSRDDGNSKNEVQTALQEGNDNGVEAQTALQEGNDNGDEAQTALQEGNDNGDVAQTALQEGNDNGDEAQTALQEGNDNGDVAQTALQEGNDNGDEAQTALQEGNDNGDVAQTALQEGNDNGDEAQTALQEGNDNGDEAQTALQEGNDNGDEAQTGLQEGNDNGDEAQTALQEGNDNGDEAQTALQEGNDNGDVAQTALQKGNDNGDEAQTALQEGNDNGDEAQTALQEGNDNGDEAQTALQEGNDNGDEAQTALQEGNDNGDEAQTALQEWNDNGDEAQTGLQEGNDNGDEAQTALQEGNDNGDEAQTALQEGNDNGDEAQTALQEGNDNGDDEKESGDKAAPAVCGGNNSVAETPPEISHNENDSQKETPSVVHGGNDSTLPVKLYSKLYIDEEPTDEVQPMEQVGNVSVGTTRVLLEMQVEIQSNDEVLTTRVFPLCDGNTPFVGEFDTPIQSKDVSGEAKTTAVETDFNGIRDSKDQKRISMPGQSKSDIDTQGPRHSQDETSEVLTGQVEIPLIGAGILREDISHPDVLHSHSQTSETVCAQIEIPFIGVELPFIGVETDSKDIMHTEVHDTHLCQKDTPISSVCQSDHLFSGEMFRIVSKATESVSRCPTPIVDDGYILIPDIDSGCLVNCDASGVGKPLSRFPTPTQDEPPFVTELSYDHHTPKTVFLPDLKDTNSPNLNSGFALIENEKAYCEPHEPSLGSSPSSVENMLHELRKSSNNNSKPNNLEAIGNQFSQLWTEPRKKPIATSTPLNTPYTSSKEKNDYSPYSNMRHTPAEQDLYASHDSLHRFPASYPKTHSTVTQKAAFSVPSTHLEVLSNDTTERILTRDLSEIALEGDTNLCPASTEIIIQSIRQNIPGVSGPTAASQNLSGPNFTEPHPYSQQLAMAVNLSKSEGSRGEYSWKEGQTNIDPMSSDVVKSKQTAAPVHSNTNPHPYNTPYVTEMRRQIASLQDYVMDESEEPAVEQDNIESSLETNWISDDQHASNTSQLNKTKLDFINSLREYQQWDKREFDDDLDFSKQGTSSSVTFQSEESDKIFTRMEENKQDWLKYCRSERSGNTSKSQIDLDDEHEEVSSFAKPCLVTVLDHKGNRITYENYPVPKPSTSTHTWTAPNPNRQGSSSFLEFSKRWDDTHNTDESDLTQSSVDLETLIFSERMNQMLKRKRKSSSSRYNRSKHHRSTVEERASSCSPAVTVHFSSLQEQESLEEHWEGLPSLAGQKLKIDMPERKGMPEETDRDMPQHLQKLSYTKGSEMTHVNVSDLVAESFKAYHAMMTEVCAGRKYPHRTERREREEAKRNSLPKSRTPSKDKDFCGQMKKDMYDSLHDNLNSVVKQSCKNKFRFYILVTSDDPFFNETKELLEAEGHITVEQSQFCLGKDSPSSPLYIILRNEDIAEHICEVPHLLELKKSQNVLFAGIDRPDDIVNLTHQELFSKGGFVVFEGAALDTLSLSNIKKMSGFLEGLSKKGKWKWLLHYKDSRKLKESARSSAEAQGKKSFMDNCQEAGMVEVLPYHECDVISRTRPNYLHCLVRLQVQNVSARLPVFITDTTADKAFAKHGIFTMNINSFLLISQSDTCTIS; from the exons GTGTGTACGTGTCCAAGTACTCCGACTGCCTGGACCTAAACCGCTGGTACCACGGGAAGTCTGGGTACATCGCCATCATCAGACTCACCAAG GGCAGAGTGAGAGATGTGACAGAGAACTACACAGTAAACTACACCCCTCCCTCTAATGGGTTTGACTGTCATGTATCAGAGCAGCTCAGTGCTGTGTCAGCCAacaccagctccttcctggcctttGAGAGAACACAG TACTACATGTATGAGCTGCCTGGTGGAGGGGCTGACTCGACAGTCCAGCCTCCTAGCCATGCCTGCCCATTCGCTATAGTGGCTTTTTCCTATTGGGATACCAAGACACCTGCATCAGAGGACCAAGAGAAGAG TGAGGAAGAAAAAACAG TGTTTCACTACTACCCCTGGAGGGGTCAGCTCCAAATCAGCTCCCAGGTCTACCATGTGGGTCTGAAGTCTAGCACTGGACCCCTGATTCCAGCTAAACT TCCAACAGTAATGGCAGTTGACGGAGCCATTAAAATGTCAGATCTAAGGCAGAAATTACCAAAGGCAATGTTTGAAACCTGCTTCATCGGTGAAG TTTCTCTGGAAGGAATGGGTTGGAGTCTGTATGAGCTGGCACCCAGTGAGGCTGatgacacctctctctctcagctcacacAGGAGCTCAAGGAGAAAGACCTG GCCCTCGTAATACAACTGAATGATAGTGGTTTCCTTATACTGTTACATTCATCTCACTTCCTCACATATGAAG ATGCTGGGTCCAATAAGCCAGAGGTATTGCAGGGGATGTTTGTGTTTCCGGATTCCAGAGCTATAcaacgag ACACCAAGATCTGCTCGAAGAAGCCCTCCCTCTCACCAGAGGGCCTCCAGGTGGTGCCTGCACTGAACTACGCAGAGACAGAGGTGGAAAAGTGCCTCCCTGAACAGAGTGGGGAGCTACGTGGTTTACTAGAGCAGCATATCCAGAGCTACGCTGCCCTCATCCACCCTGGGCTTACTATCAGTCCATCCAGGGAAGCCAGCATCTTCCCAGATCAGTTTGATGTTCCTGATGCCCTCAAATATCTCTACTCCACCCCAAAGTGGACTGAAAAGGGATGGAAATGTCTCAAGTCTTACTTCCACCAGCCGGGCTCCTTCGAGCTCTCTGTATCCAGGGCCACGGAGCTCCTGGCGGCTGGACGAGAGGAGCGAGGGGATGAGCCAGATGATGACGTCTACTACTGTCTGTCATCTCCAGAAGGCCCCCCCATGACTCCTGCTAGTCTGGGTGGCCCAGAGGAGGAGCAGTCAGGGGGACAGTCACCAGGAGACACAGCCACATACATAAGTAATACACTGGCAGTATCTACAGAGGACTTTGAGAAACCTGGTATGACCAAGGCAGGCAGTAATGCACCAAATAAAAGAGTAGAGGAAGAAAAGACCTTGTCTTCAAAGGAGGTGCAAGACAAGGTGCAACATGTGCAACCCAAGGAGGTGCAGGAGGAAGTGCCCTCTGATCTTACCAAGCCTGTCCCAGCAGGGGACTTTGGGAAACCTGTCTTGAAGAAGGCTGACAGTAACGCACCAGGGACAACTTTGATTCCAAAAGAGGTGCAGAAGGAGCTTCCCTATGATCTTTCCCAGCCTGTTGTGTTGGCAGATGATTCTGGGAAGCCTGGGAAGAACAAGGCCGTACCAGGGGTAGGAGTAGAGGATGAAGGGACACATTTGAACGCAGAGGATGTCCAAGTGGATAGGCAAAAGGAGGTGAAAGAGGATATGCTTTCTGATCTTTCACAGCCTGCAGAAAACTTGAGGAAAGCTGGCCCAGCAGCGTTGGGTAAGGCAGACTGTAAAGCACCAGAGGTAGGAGTAGCGAATGAAGGGACAAACTTGCACCTGAAAGAGGTGCAAAAGGATATGCCCTCTGGTCTTTCACAGCCTGCAGTCTCTCAAGAGGAATTGAAGAAACCTGGGCCGGCCCTGGCAACCAAGCCCAACATTAAAGCAGTAGAGACAGGAGTAGAGGATAAAGGGGGGGATTTGCCTAAGAAGGAGGTGCAAGAGGAGATTCCATGTGATCTTTCCCAGTTTGCAGTGTCGGCAAATGTTTTTGCAATAGCCGGTATGACAGTGATGACCAAGGCCACAGAGGTGACAGAGGTTTCAACCTCACCTGTATCAGGTGACCTCCCAACAGTGCTAGTCATCACTGCCACTGAAGGAACTGCAACCGTTGTACCTCACAATGAGAACTTTGGCTTGATCAATACAGAGTCAATCACAAAGAACTCCTCCAGTTTGCCACCAGCCAAAGTACAGGAGAGGGGTGGAAGTGCTCTCAATGGGCAACGTGGCATGGCCAATGAGGTCAATAATTTATCTACATCAGATTGGAGGAAACGCCCAAGGAAACGGCGTAGATTTAGCGGGTTGGGTAAACGGGTCTTGAGGTCTTCGGCAGCTGACTTTGAAGAGGAAGAAACTGAGAAGGGATGTTTGGATTCAAGTAAAGTCTACTCATTGAAAAAGAGGAAGGAAATGACAGATTTAGTTCAACTTAACCCATGGAAAAAGAAGGAAAGGATGGATGTAACCCAGGTTCGTCCATTGAAAATGAAGAGGGAACTAATGAATTTGATCCAAGATCTGCCTTTGAAAAAGAAGAAGGAAAGCAAGGATTCAATTAACTTTTACCCATTCAAAAGAAAGGAAAGTGTGGATCTAATTCACGATGGCCACCCATTGAAAAAGAAGACAGATCGGTGGGACTTGAAGGCAATCATCTCCGAATGCGGTAGAATCTTTGTCCCTCATGGTTCCGCAGTTATCGCCAAGGATATAGAATCTTTGAAAGTTATGGGGAAAGTGATAGATCACAAACAATGTGCTGATGAGATGATGGTTGAAGCTTGTATCAAAGTACCCCAACCCATAGAAACAGGAGATGAACCTGGCCTAGAGTTGATAAAGTCAGATGAAAACAAAGATCCACACATATGGAGTTCAGACAGTAAAGACCATCCACCAGAGGTCAAAATGGCTGATGTAGACAAGATGGCCTCTCAGAAATCCTCAGAACTGGTCCAGAACAAAGACATGGATTTTCCTTCCTtagaaaaacacaaaaagaataGTCAATTTGTTGCAATATCCCTCAGTAAACTAAAGACAGTTTTTTCAAGAAGGGGAAAGAAGAAAACGCCTCTCAAACCTGTTTCAGAAGATCAAATGTTACCATTGGACAAAAAAAGCAAGGCCGATGCTGGCATGGAAAGTGTTCATTTCAGTAATTCCTGCAAAGATACCCCGGACAGACCCACAGGTGCTGCTGAAGTTGCAAAGGAACAGACATTTGGCCTAGACCCAAAGTTTGCACTGGCATTAGGCTTGACTCCTAGGGAGTTGCATAATAATGCACCCAAATCTCCAGAAAAAAGTGATATTCCACTGAAGCAAGACATTCAGAGCAGACTGGACCTGGTTACACTTCAAGCCACATCTGACCAAATGTCTGAGGCTTTGCCTAGCTCCCCTTCAGCAACAATAACCTTAACGGGTCGGGGGAGCCCATTAAAAATGAAATGCAAGCCTGCAGACTCCATAAGGAAAAAAT GGTGGTTGCACTATCACACACCAACTTCTTTTGAAAAAGAGAAAGTAGCACAACCTATATCCTCCCAACTACTGACACTTAACCCTGATGTCAGGTGTGTTGTCAGTAGGGGTAGGCCTCGCACAGTGAAGAAAGATACCAGTGATGCATCATGCCCACCAGCAGATGCTCTGACCCTATTGGCCGATTTGGCCCTTAGTACCAGTAACGACAAAGTACTGGACCAGCAGCCAGACCACCTGGCACTTCAGCAACAAGAATGCTGTCCAAGTTTGCTTATAAGTGACAACAGTGTCAAAGATGGCGGCTCTCCTCATGAGTCAGATGGTGAACCAGAGTCTGTCCTTCATGCACTGCTGAAGCACCCTTCTGTTGCTAGGCTTAAACTTCCCCCTCAGTCTCCGTCACCCAAGGGGCTGGTGGTGGGGAGTGGGGAGCGGGTTGTGTTAGTCTCACAAGAGCATTCTTACTCACTACCGCCATCCTCCTCTCTACTATTGGGTTTGTCAGGTTCAACCCTCCAAGTCCCCATTTCGGAGGGACTTCAGCCGCATCGCAAGGATATGGTCGATGGTGACGGAACTCAAGCACTACGGGCCTTCCTGTGTCAGGAGCAGGACCAGAACAGGAAAGAACTCGGGAAGGAATCCGGGGTGGCTCCAGAATCCATGAGAAAAGGAATTGGGCGCAGGCAGAAGTTCCGTCGGTTACGGCGGTTCATCGAAAAAGACCGCTCAGTTCAAGTGACAAGGCTGTGGAAGGAAAACTATGACTTTAATTCAGACAGCAAGTTTACCAACGACCCTATGGATAAAACAGTTATTAGAGCCCTACATGG CCCATGGGATTTCAACATTGAGGACACAAACGAACAGGTTCAGCTCATCATCCATATGTGGATAGGTCTTTTCTACAGCAGGTCCACTGCTAGGTTCTTCCAGGCAGACCCAAGTCTTCTATGTATGGAGGAAAAAGATTCTACAGAAGTGGATCATGGAATGGTACAAGCCCAGGTTACATCTGAGACCAAGACAAGTTCCCCTGCTTATATTGGCCTTTCCAGGATCCCAGAACCTGAGGTTTTGGACCGTAGTAAT GTTTACAGAGACCGTGAGGACAGCATGACGTCAGACAAAACGAGTGAACTGGATGATGATGAAACTAACACCCATGACAATGACAGCAATGGTACCCTCCAAAATGATGTGTCCCCTAAAAGAAGACATTTGGAAAGTGATGGATCGTACATTCTCTTGTGTGAACAGGCAGCAAGTGTGTACATTAATCAAGAAAAGGTCCTGGAGACTCAAAGAATTGACCGGGGTTTGGAGGGCAAAGCCAAAAAGGAAATCCAAAAGGAAGAGAGGAGCCATGATGGAGAACAAAACATAGCACGTCTTAAAACCATGGAATCTAAAGATGTTGATGAGGCGCAACAAGTTCAAGATAACGATTCAGTCAAAACAATGTCATGCACAGAGGTGCTGGGGGATGGTGACCTTACCAATATGGCTGACAGAGTTGAGTGTAATGCAAGTGAACCCAGAGATGGGTCTTACGTTGCCATCTGTGATGGCAGTGAGTCAAAAATGCACAAAGCATATCCTAGCGTGGAGGATTCTGTTGAAGCAGCAAAACCAGAAGCAGTGCATGTTGGGAAAGACACCACAAACAAGGAAATCAATGCACAACCTGCTGGGAATGATTCCATTGGTAAGGCACTCAAAGCAATGCATGATGAAAAGATTCCCAAAGATGTGTCACGGGATGATGGGAACTCCAAAAATGAGGTGCAAACGGCATTGCAGGAAGGGAATGATAATGGTGTTGAGGCACAAACGGCATTGCAGGAAGGGAATGATAATGGTGATGAGGCACAAACGGCATTGCAGGAAGGGAATGATAATGGTGATGTGGCACAAACGGCATTGCAGGAAGGGAATGATAATGGTGATGAGGCGCAAACGGCATTGCAGGAAGGGAATGATAATGGTGATGTGGCACAAACGGCATTGCAGGAAGGGAATGATAATGGTGATGAG GCACAAACGGCATTGCAGGAAGGGAATGATAATGGTGATGTGGCACAAACGGCATTGCAGGAAGGGAATGATAATGGTGATGAGGCGCAAACGGCATTGCAGGAAGGGAATGATAATGGTGATGAGGCGCAAACGGCATTGCAGGAAGGGAATGATAATGGTGATGAGGCGCAAACGGGATTGCAGGAAGGGAATGATAATGGTGATGAGGCGCAAACGGCATTGCAGGAAGGGAATGATAATGGTGATGAGGCGCAAACGGCATTGCAGGAAGGGAATGATAATGGTGATGTGGCACAAACGGCATTGCAGAAAGGGAATGATAATGGTGATGAGGCGCAAACGGCATTGCAGGAAGGGAATGATAATGGTGATGAGGCACAAACGGCATTGCAGGAAGGGAATGATAATGGTGACGAGGCGCAAACGGCATTGCAGGAAGGGAATGATAATGGTGATGAGGCGCAAACGGCATTGCAGGAAGGGAATGATAATGGTGATGAGGCGCAAACGGCATTGCAGGAATGGAATGATAACGGTGATGAGGCGCAAACGGGATTGCAGGAAGGGAATGATAATGGTGATGAGGCGCAAACGGCATTGCAGGAAGGGAATGATAATGGTGATGAGGCGCAAACGGCATTGCAGGAAGGGAATGATAATGGTGATGAGGCACAAACGGCATTGCAGGAAGGGAATGATAATGGTGATGATGAAAAAGAGTCAGGAGATAAAGCAGCACCTGCAGTATGTGGTGGGAATAATTCTGTGGCTGAAACACCACCAGAGATATCACATAATGAAAATGATTCCCAAAAAGAGACACCGTCAGTGGTGCATGGTGGAAATGATTCGACACTACCTGTGAAATTGTATAGCAAGCTGTATATAGACGAAGAACCCACCGATGAGGTACAACCAATGGAACAGGTTGGGAATGTTTCTGTTGGCACCACTAGAGTACTGCTAGAGATGCAGGTTGAGATTCAATCTAACGATGAGGTACTGACCACGAGAGTATTTCCACTGTGTGATGGGAACACGCCTTTTGTAGGTGAGTTCGACACGCCCATTCAGTCCaaggatgtttcaggagaagcTAAAACAACAGCAGTTGAGACCGATTTCAATGGGATTAGGGATTCTAAAGATCAAAAACGCATATCAATGCCGGGTCAGAGTAAATCTGATATTGACACACAAGGGCCCCGACATTCTCAAGACGAGACATCAGAGGTACTGACAGGCCAGGTAGAAATACCACTGATTGGAGCAGGAATTCTCAGGGAAGATATCTCACACCCAGATGTTCTACATTCACACAGTCAGACATCAGAGACAGTGTGTGCTCAGATAGAAATACCATTTATTGGAGTAGAATTACCATTCATTGGAGTAGAGACAGATAGCAAGGATATCATGCACACAGAGGTGCACGACACTCACTTGTGTCAGAAAGACACACCAATATCTTCAGTGTGTCAAAGTGATCATTTGTTTTCAGGTGAAATGTTTAGAATAGTTTCAAAGGCAACTGAATCTGTCAGTAGATGTCCAACCCCTATCGTGGACGATGGTTACATCCTGATTCCTGACATCGACAGTGGCTGCTTGGTTAACTGCGATGCCAGTGGGGTAGGCAAACCCCTCAGCAGATTCCCAACACCTACACAAGATGAGCCACCTTTCGTTACAGAATTGTCTTATGACCATCACACACCGAAGACTGTTTTTTTGCCCGATTTGAAAGACACCAACAGTCCCAACCTCAATAGTGGTTTTGCtcttattgaaaatgaaaaggcTTATTGTGAACCACATGAACCAAGTCTTGGTAGCAGCCCTAGCTCTGTAGAGAATATGTTGCATGAGTTGCGTAAATCCAGCAACAACAATAGCAAACCAAATAATCTGGAAGCCATTGGTAATCAGTTCTCTCAATTATGGACTGAACCCCGCAAGAAGCCAATCGCCACTAGCACACCTCTCAACACCCCCTATACTTCTTCAAAGGAAAAAAACGATTACAGTCCTTATTCAAATATGCGACATACCCCTGCTGAACAAGACCTGTATGCAAGTCACGATTCACTGCATAGGTTCCCTGCCTCCTATCCCAAAACCCATAGCACCGTAACACAGAAAGCAGCATTCTCTGTGCCATCAACCCACCTTGAAGTCCTGTCCAATGACACAACAGAAAGAATATTAACTCGGGACTTGAGTGAAATCGCTTTGGAGGGAGACACTAACTTGTGTCCTGCGTCAACAGAGATTATCATACAGTCCATCCGTCAGAATATCCCAGGAGTAAGTGGACCTACAGCAGCTTCTCAGAACCTTTCAGGGCCCAACTTTACTGAGCCCCATCCATACAGCCAACAACTTGCCATGGCTGTGAATCTCTCCAAGAGTGAAGGCAGCAGAGGAGAGTACAGCTGGAAAGAAGGACAAACGAATATTGACCCTATGTCTTCAGATGTTGTCAAAAGCAAACAAACCGCTGCCCCTGTCCACTCAAACACTAATCCTCACCCGTATAACACACCATATGTCACCGAAATGAGGAGACAGATTGCAAGTTTGCAAGACTATGTTATGGATGAAAGTGAGGAGCCTGCCGTAGAGCAAGACAACATTGAATCTAGTCTAGAGACAAATTGGATATCAGATGACCAACACGCAAGTAATACATCCCAGTTGAATAAAACAAAACTTGACTTCATCAACTCTTTACGCGAGTATCAGCAATGGGATAAAAGGGAATTTGATGATGATTTGGACTTCAGCAAGCAAGGCACTTCCTCTTCAGTCACCTTCCAGTCTGAAGAATCAGACAAAATATTTACCCGTATGGAAGAGAACAAACAGGACTGGTTAAAGTATTGTAGGTCAGAGAGGAGTGGGAACACCTCCAAAAGCCAAATCGATTTGGACGATGAGCACGAGGAAGTTTCCTCATTTGCAAAGCcatgcctagttacagttttggaTCACAAAGGAAACAGAATCACCTATGAAAACTATCCCGTTCCGAAACCTTCAACAAGCACGCACACATGGACAGCTCCGAACCCAAACAGACAGGGCTCGAGCAGTTTTCTGGAGTTCTCCAAGAGGTGGGATGATACACATAACACTGATGAATCTGACCTCACTCAGTCTTCTGTGGATCTGGAGACCCTCATCTTCTCAGAGAGAATGAACCAGATGCTAAAACGTAAAaggaagagtagcagcagcaggtaCAACCGATCAAAACACCACAGGTCAACTGTAGAAGAAAGAGCTTCCTCCTGTAGCCCGGCTGTGACAGTGCACTTTTCCAGCCTGCAGGAACAGGAAAGCTTGGAAGAACACTGGGAGGGACTACCTTCACTCGCAGGGCAGAAGTTAAAAATAGATATGCCTGAAAGGAAGGGTATGCCTgaagaaacagacagagatatgcCACAGCATCTTCAAAAACTCTCATATACAAAGGGCAGTGAGATGACGCATGTCAACGTTTCAGATCTGGTTGCGGAAAGTTTCAAGGCGTACCATGCCATGATGACTGAGGTCTGTGCAGGCAGAAAGTACCCACACAGAactgagagacgagagagagaagaagcaaagagaaacagtTTGCCAAAGTCTCGAACCCCAAGCAAAGACAAAGACTTCTGTGGTCAGATGAAGAAGGACATGTATGACAGCCTGCATGATAATCTGAACTCTGTTGTGAAACAGTCATGTAAGAACAAGTTCAGGTTCTACATACTGGTGACATCAGATGACCCATTCTTCAACGAGACAAAG GAGCTGTTAGAAGCAGAGGGACACATAACAGTAGAACAGTCTCAATTCTGCCTTGGAAAGGATAGTCCCTCATCCCCTCTATACATTATCTTGAGGAACGAAGATATTGCTGAACACATTTGTGAG GTCCCTCACTTGCTTGAATTGAAGAAGTCTCAGAATGTGTTGTTTGCTGGTATTGACCGTCCTGATGACATTGTGAACCTGACCCACCAAGAACTCTTCAGCAAAGGCGGTTTTGTGGTGTTTGAGGGAGCAGCACTGGACACACTCAGTCTCA gCAACATTAAGAAAATGTCTGGTTTCCTTGAGGGGCTAAGTAAAAAGGGGAAGTGGAAATGGCTCTTGCATTACAAAGACAGCCGGAAGTTGAAAGAAAGCGCACG GTCTAGTGCTGAGGCACAGGGTAAAAAGAGCTTCATGGACAACTGCCAGGAGGCTGGAATGGTGGAGGTCTTACCCTACCATGAATGTGACGTCATTTCAAGGACACGACCCAACTACCTCCACTGTCTAGTCCGCCTGCAGGTCCAGAACGTATCAGCTCGTCTACCTGTATTTATAACTG ACACAACGGCAGACAAAGCGTTTGCAAAACATGGGATATTCACAATGAATATTAACTCCTTCTTGCTGATTTCTCAGAGTGACACTTGCACTATTTCTTAA